Genomic window (Polaribacter batillariae):
ACAACTTATTAAAATGAGAAAAATTATTGAAACCGCATTCGTAAGAAACATCTGCAATACTCATATTACTTTCCGATAATAATTTGGTAGCATGCACAACCCTATATTCATTTACCAACTTTGTAAACGTTTTTGTGGTTGTTTTTTTAAAAAAACGACAAAAGGCAGGCACAGTCATACTTACAACATCGGCAATTTCTTCTAATGCAATGTGTCTTTTAAAATTCTCGTTAATGTGTTTAAAAACCAAATCTATTTTTTCGCTATCTTGTGGTTGTGTTTCGAATGCAAAACCATCTGCATTTAAAATGGTATAATCGTCTGTAGTTGCCAGCTCTTTTAAGATATCTAAGAACGAAATAATTCTGTCTGCGCCTTCTAAATCTACTAATTCTTCAATTTTTGCACCAATTCTTTTTTTAATTTCAATATTAAAACGAATTCCTTTTTTAGCGCGTTCGAAAAGTTGGTCGATGGCAGCCATTTCTGGAATTTTAAAGAAATTTTCTCCTAAAAATTCGGGTTTAAACTGAATTAAAGTTTCAGAACCATTGGTTGTTAAACGATCCATATAGCCTAAATGAGGCAAATTAGAACCTATTAACACCAATTGGCTATTGTTAAAATAGCTAATGTGGTTTCCAATATGTCTTTTTCCTTTTCCTTTATTTACGTACACCAATTCTATTTCTGGATGAAAATGCCAGAACGCTTTTTTGGTTTTTAAAAACTGTAGGTGTTTTTTAACCAATAAAGAACTACCAAAACTTGGTACAATTTTCTCTAATGTTGGTTTTGTTTTCATGCTTGCATTTTTCTAAAAGCAAAATTACAACACTAAAAAAGAATAAAATATGTAAAATTACCTTAATTATATGCTATATTAACTTTTTATTAATTTAACATAATTTATTATGATAATTTAGCATATATTTCCATCAATTTTGATGTTTTCAGTCATTTAAATCTGCCATAAATTTGCAGTGTTAATAATAACAAATAAAAAAAGAAAAATGAAAACAACAATTAAAAAATACCTAGTAGTAGTATTAATGTTTGGTGCATTAATTAGTTACGCAAACGAAAACAATACACCTGTTAATCCTATTGATGCAAAAAGAGTAAAAGTTGAATTTAACGCTGTAAAAAAAGGGAATACCTTATCAATAAAGGAAATAAATGGTTTTGTATTATACAGTTCTAAAATAGAAAGTGCTGGAATACTGTCTAAAACATTCGATTTTTCTGCTTTAAAATCTGGAAGCTATGTAGCAGAATTAAACAAAGATTACGAGGTTATAAAAAAATATTTTAAGGTTTTAAATGGAAAAGTTTCTTTTGAGGAGGATGAAAAATTTTATAAACCTTCTATAAGAGTAGAAGAAGATTTGGTGTTTATTTCTAAAATTTCTTTTGATAAAAAACCGGTACAAATCGCAGTTTATTATAATAATGAGGTAATTTTTTCTGAAACTACAAAAACGAATAAAGATCTTTTAAATAGAATTTACAGAGTTTCAAAAGAAATTAAAGGAAATTATAAAGTTCAGGTAAATAGTGATGGTAGAACATTTACAAAACATTTTAAAATCTAAACACACAAAAAAAACTTTTGGTATAGAGTTTATTTTAAGGAGGCGAACCTGCAGAGGTTCGCCTTTTTTTAAATTTTTATACCATTAATTTCCCGAAAAATTTGGTTTTCTTTTGTCTAAAAAAGCAGTAGTTCCTTCTTCGAAATCTTCGGTTCCAAAACATTCTCCAAATTCTTCGATTTCTACTTCAAAACCATTAATACCGTCTTTAAAATTTGCATTTACTGCTTTTATGGCAGCTGCAATTGCCACAGAAGAATTTCGCATAATTTTACTGGCAATCTTTTCTGCCAAAGGCAATAGTTCTTCTTGAGAAACCACATGGTTAACCAAGCCACACTCTTTTGCTTCTTCTGCAGAAATCATTCCAGCTGTCATAATTAATTCCATTGCTTTGCCTTTTCCAACCAATTGTGGCAAACGTTGTGTACCTCCATAGCCAGGAATTACTCCTAAAGAAACTTCTGGCAAACCCATTTTTGCATTTTCGGAAGCAATTCTAAAATGACATGCCATTGCCAACTCTAAACCACCACCCAATGCAAAACCATTAATAGCTGCAATTACAGGAGTGGCTAAATTCTCAACAAAATCGAATAATATTTCTTGACCTGCTCTTGCCAAACTTGCCCCTTCTTCCACAGAAAAATGTGCAAATTCAGAGATGTCTGCCCCAGCAACAAAGGCTTTTTCTCCACTGCCTGTAACAATAATTGTTTTTATATTTAAATCGCTTTCTAAAGCATCAAAAGCTTCGTGCAATTCTCGAATGGTTGCCTTGTTTAAAGCATTTAATTTTTTTGGACGGTTAATGGTTATTTGTGCAATACCATTATTTTTGGAAACTAATAGATTTTCGAAATTCATAATTTATTTGTTTTAAATTTTCGTTTAAACGACTTACTTCAAAAGGCCCAGTACAACATTTTGTTTCTAAACTGTAATAAGTGAATAATAATGTAAATTTCTTTTAAAATTACAATTTAGTTTTTACAGATTCCTATTTTACAAAAAGAACTTTATTATTATTTTGTAGTTCTGCTTTTTTTGCAAACCGCAACTAAAACTGTAAACTTTTTATTTCATTGGTAAAACAACGGTAAAAGTAGTTCCAACTCCTTCTTTAGAAGTAAATGAAATGGTACCACCATATGCTTCTATAATATTTTTAATAATTCCTAAACCTAAGCCCATGCCACTCGATTTTGTGGTAAATTTGGGTTCGAATATTAACTCTTTTACATCTTCTGGAATTCCTTTTCCATTGTCTGAAACTATAATTTTTACATTTTCATTTTCAGATAAAACTTTTACCTCCACGAATGGGTTTTCTTCTTTTTCTGTAGCTTGCAAAGCATTTTTTACCAAATTTGTTACAATTCTAATTAATTGAGTTTTATCTAAAAAAGCGTACAATTCTTTTTCTTTTGGGTTGTATTTAATTGCTTTCTCGTTAAAAATATCTAATGCTAATTTTACAACATCAATTACTTCTATTTTTTCTTTGTTTTGAGAGGGCATTTTTGCAAAATCAGAAAATGCAGAAGCGATAGAACTCATTACATCTATTTGCTGAATTAAGGTTTGCGAATATTCTGCTAATTTTTCTTTAATATTGGGGTCTTCTGGATTAAATTTTCTTTGAAAACTCTGTACTGTTAATCGCATTGGAGTTAACGGATTTTTAATTTCGTGCGCGACTTGTTTTGCCATTTCTCTCCATGCTTGTTCTCGTTCGCTTTTCGCCAACTTTGCAGCACTTTCTTCTAACTGGTCTATCATATTATTATAGGCATCTACCAAAACTTCAATTTCTGAACTTGCTTTGTTTAAAATAATTTTTTCGTTTCGCTCGTTTAAACGGGTTTGTTGCATCTTGTCTGAAATTGTTTTTATAGAGCGTGTAATGTAACTAGACAAGAAAAACGCAATTGCAATTGCAATTAAAAACATTAAAATATACACCAAACCTAATCGATACATAAATTCTCTAAGTTCGTGTTCTATTTCGGAATTGTCTTGTGTAAACTGCAGTTCTAAAATACCAATTCTTTTGTATTTAGAATCGCTTATGTAAGAGTAAGATGTTTGGTAACTTTTATCATCTATTTCTAAGTTTTTTAAAATTCTATGATTAGAGTTTTGCGCCAATTCTTTAATAATTTCTTCGGAAAGTGGCATTACATCTATCTTTTCGAAAGCACTTGCAATCGAAGATTTTAACAAGTTTCCATTCAAATCGTAAATGGCAATGTTTAATTTATTAATAGAAGAAATCTCGTAAATACGTTCTTTAAAAATTTTGTCTAAATTTTCTGTATTTACTGCATAGGTGGTTTTATTAGTAAGTTCTAAGTCTATAATTTTTTTTGCAATGGCTTCTTTTCTTTCGAAACGTTGTATGTTATAATCTTTCGTTTGCTCGTCGTATTGATAAATAGTAACGACCAATATTAAAATTGATGCCAACAGCACCAATAAAATCATCGACAAAAAAATACGAATCCTTAAGGAAACATTCTTAAATATTTTCAAATTGTTATTCTTTTATTTGTTTTGTTCTCATTGTTAAAAGATCGTCGAAATCGCCATCTTTATCCCAATCGTACTTGCTGGTTGCATTAAAACCTTCTTTT
Coding sequences:
- a CDS encoding AraC family transcriptional regulator, whose product is MKTKPTLEKIVPSFGSSLLVKKHLQFLKTKKAFWHFHPEIELVYVNKGKGKRHIGNHISYFNNSQLVLIGSNLPHLGYMDRLTTNGSETLIQFKPEFLGENFFKIPEMAAIDQLFERAKKGIRFNIEIKKRIGAKIEELVDLEGADRIISFLDILKELATTDDYTILNADGFAFETQPQDSEKIDLVFKHINENFKRHIALEEIADVVSMTVPAFCRFFKKTTTKTFTKLVNEYRVVHATKLLSESNMSIADVSYECGFNNFSHFNKLFKEFTGKSASKYRSEMLNLVQ
- a CDS encoding sensor histidine kinase, with amino-acid sequence MILLVLLASILILVVTIYQYDEQTKDYNIQRFERKEAIAKKIIDLELTNKTTYAVNTENLDKIFKERIYEISSINKLNIAIYDLNGNLLKSSIASAFEKIDVMPLSEEIIKELAQNSNHRILKNLEIDDKSYQTSYSYISDSKYKRIGILELQFTQDNSEIEHELREFMYRLGLVYILMFLIAIAIAFFLSSYITRSIKTISDKMQQTRLNERNEKIILNKASSEIEVLVDAYNNMIDQLEESAAKLAKSEREQAWREMAKQVAHEIKNPLTPMRLTVQSFQRKFNPEDPNIKEKLAEYSQTLIQQIDVMSSIASAFSDFAKMPSQNKEKIEVIDVVKLALDIFNEKAIKYNPKEKELYAFLDKTQLIRIVTNLVKNALQATEKEENPFVEVKVLSENENVKIIVSDNGKGIPEDVKELIFEPKFTTKSSGMGLGLGIIKNIIEAYGGTISFTSKEGVGTTFTVVLPMK
- a CDS encoding enoyl-CoA hydratase/isomerase family protein, with amino-acid sequence MNFENLLVSKNNGIAQITINRPKKLNALNKATIRELHEAFDALESDLNIKTIIVTGSGEKAFVAGADISEFAHFSVEEGASLARAGQEILFDFVENLATPVIAAINGFALGGGLELAMACHFRIASENAKMGLPEVSLGVIPGYGGTQRLPQLVGKGKAMELIMTAGMISAEEAKECGLVNHVVSQEELLPLAEKIASKIMRNSSVAIAAAIKAVNANFKDGINGFEVEIEEFGECFGTEDFEEGTTAFLDKRKPNFSGN